Proteins found in one Abyssibius alkaniclasticus genomic segment:
- a CDS encoding TRAP transporter large permease: MFLGMDGVEISLIIVFVMLFAGIMTGFPVAFAISGAAIISFGILAGLDNAGLLVKEVIDTNSEAFRALTDSGVARETISHFRYPDLPLLTEPLFTSGWEKAMDANLSFIINRMNERVISGPSIETLLAVLMFVMMGITLERSRIANDLLTTMARVFGPLPGGLAVSVVVVGAFLAASTGIVGATVVTMGLLSLPTMLRNNYSPELATGVIAASGTLGQIIPPSIVIVLLGTLAGDIYSTAQEDLAKSVGCGSALTFLGEAAVLSVGTLFKAAILPGIMLAVFYALYAFGYAMVKPHKAPPIHGTVEGAPGRGLQHGLTWFLVAPAAIIGLVIGLGALNIVGPQQSDISSLRDIGAQPELRTDVTEQCQAAMIERHGQAKWDRSVALAAQIAADGGLENQEARTLSEDEMTAARAQALVDAAPIGDGVIIMLVLAAITFTTAFGVAPYEDRKPLFVGVAGIGLALLADILFLGPLTSPLATFLWLSPGFALILYALKPAFIRLGRNEMLRVVFPPLVLIVAVLGSILGGITNPTPAAALGASGAIMLAAYRKLGEVGGQPKLILYTAFAIVIMLLVGINFDLRTNIEGAGFQNWIGLIVTYVAYMAAMGGLLYSCYVLWKHAVLTPVVRETAKVTSMVFAILIGSQLLNLVIISFGGEEYIQDFLRSFDEQWVVFLLVMLVLFILGFVLDFLEIVYIVIPIVGPVIYGGNLDPKWVTIMIAMNLQTSFLTPPFGFALFYLRGVAPAGVTTGHIYRGVMPFVLIQVAALAVLWVFPSIVTIVPDLLPGN; this comes from the coding sequence ATGTTTTTGGGTATGGATGGCGTTGAAATCAGCCTGATCATCGTGTTCGTGATGCTGTTTGCCGGCATCATGACAGGCTTCCCCGTCGCCTTTGCCATTTCCGGCGCGGCGATCATTTCCTTTGGCATTCTGGCCGGGCTCGACAATGCGGGCCTGCTTGTCAAAGAGGTGATCGACACCAATTCCGAAGCCTTCCGCGCGCTGACCGATAGCGGCGTGGCGCGTGAAACCATAAGCCATTTCCGATACCCGGACCTGCCGCTGCTGACCGAGCCGCTGTTCACATCCGGCTGGGAAAAGGCGATGGACGCCAACCTGTCCTTCATCATCAACCGCATGAACGAACGGGTCATCTCCGGCCCGTCGATTGAAACGCTGCTGGCCGTGCTGATGTTCGTGATGATGGGCATCACGCTGGAACGCTCGCGCATTGCCAATGACCTGCTGACCACGATGGCGCGGGTGTTCGGCCCCTTGCCCGGCGGGCTTGCTGTTTCGGTTGTGGTCGTGGGGGCATTCCTTGCCGCCAGCACCGGCATTGTCGGCGCCACCGTGGTCACGATGGGCCTGCTCAGCCTGCCAACCATGCTGCGCAACAATTATTCGCCCGAACTGGCAACCGGCGTTATTGCCGCCTCTGGCACGTTGGGGCAGATCATTCCGCCGTCCATCGTGATCGTGCTGCTGGGCACGCTGGCGGGCGATATCTATTCGACCGCGCAAGAGGATCTGGCCAAATCGGTTGGCTGCGGCTCGGCGCTGACCTTCCTTGGCGAAGCGGCGGTTCTGTCGGTTGGCACCCTGTTCAAGGCGGCAATTCTGCCCGGCATCATGCTGGCGGTGTTTTATGCGCTTTACGCCTTTGGCTATGCAATGGTGAAACCCCATAAGGCCCCGCCAATTCACGGCACGGTTGAAGGCGCGCCGGGCCGTGGCCTGCAACACGGGCTCACCTGGTTTCTGGTGGCCCCGGCGGCGATCATCGGGCTGGTTATCGGGCTTGGCGCGCTGAATATCGTTGGCCCGCAGCAATCGGATATTTCGAGCTTGCGCGATATTGGCGCCCAGCCAGAGCTGCGCACCGATGTGACCGAACAATGCCAGGCCGCGATGATCGAGCGCCACGGCCAGGCCAAATGGGACCGTTCGGTTGCGCTGGCCGCGCAGATCGCCGCCGATGGCGGGCTGGAAAACCAGGAGGCCCGCACGCTGAGCGAAGATGAAATGACCGCCGCCCGCGCGCAGGCTTTGGTGGACGCCGCCCCGATTGGCGATGGCGTGATCATCATGCTGGTGCTGGCGGCCATTACCTTCACCACCGCTTTTGGCGTGGCACCTTATGAAGATCGCAAGCCGCTGTTTGTCGGGGTGGCGGGTATCGGGCTGGCGCTGCTGGCCGATATCCTTTTCCTGGGGCCGCTCACCTCGCCGCTGGCCACTTTCCTGTGGCTCAGCCCGGGCTTTGCGCTGATACTTTATGCGCTCAAACCCGCATTCATACGGCTGGGGCGCAATGAAATGCTGCGCGTGGTCTTCCCGCCGCTGGTGCTGATTGTGGCGGTGCTGGGCTCTATCCTTGGCGGCATCACCAACCCCACACCGGCAGCGGCGCTCGGCGCATCGGGTGCCATCATGCTTGCTGCCTACCGCAAACTGGGCGAAGTCGGTGGCCAGCCAAAGCTGATATTGTATACCGCCTTTGCGATTGTGATCATGCTGCTGGTCGGCATCAATTTCGATCTGCGCACCAATATCGAAGGGGCGGGCTTTCAGAACTGGATTGGCCTGATCGTGACCTATGTAGCCTATATGGCGGCAATGGGCGGCTTGCTTTATTCCTGCTATGTGCTGTGGAAACACGCGGTGCTAACGCCCGTTGTGCGCGAAACCGCCAAGGTCACCTCGATGGTGTTCGCCATTCTGATCGGCAGCCAGCTTTTGAACCTTGTGATCATCTCCTTTGGCGGAGAGGAATATATTCAGGACTTTTTGCGCAGCTTCGATGAACAATGGGTCGTGTTCCTGCTGGTCATGCTGGTGCTGTTCATTCTGGGCTTCGTGCTGGATTTCCTTGAGATCGTCTATATCGTCATTCCGATTGTGGGGCCGGTCATTTATGGCGGCAATCTGGACCCGAAATGGGTGACGATCATGATTGCCATGAACCTGCAAACCAGCTTCCTGACCCCGCCTTTCGGCTTTGCGCTGTTCTATCTGCGCGGGGTTGCGCCCGCGGGCGTGACCACCGGCCATATCTACCGTGGGGTCATGCCCTTCGTTCTAATTCAGGTGGCGGCGCTGGCGGTGCTGTGGGTCTTCCCGTCAATCGTGACGATTGTGCCCGACCTGCTGCCCGGCAACTAG
- a CDS encoding TRAP transporter small permease subunit, with protein sequence MIDGLFWVLKHIAQGYADIAYVLTNLGSIFDFSDKENLLYVIFYGGSSRMFFAFFDIFLTIFVIGLFYRAFLWRTVRALEGFANATGRLFAWAGLLMVLQQTMIVFLQRIFRVSDITLSPFGVGFTKQLGWWAEMLKAENALIVTLCVAYTFVQGGHVRVDLVYSRISFRAKKVVDMLGALLFIMPSMVLVWMYGWYYMFRHLITPSVSASDELEKLLRKSGIVRWNVETIGVSPSGFDAYFLFKVMMVAFAGMMLVQAAAFFYRSWLEFVEGPESENKHLDKDVLNDEIAAKAAAIH encoded by the coding sequence ATGATTGATGGCCTCTTCTGGGTCCTGAAGCATATTGCGCAGGGCTATGCCGATATCGCATATGTATTGACCAATCTTGGATCAATCTTCGATTTTTCCGACAAGGAAAACCTGCTCTACGTCATATTCTATGGCGGTTCGAGCCGGATGTTCTTTGCGTTTTTTGACATTTTCCTGACGATCTTCGTGATCGGGCTGTTCTACCGCGCCTTTTTGTGGCGCACCGTGCGCGCGCTCGAAGGCTTTGCCAATGCCACCGGACGCCTGTTTGCCTGGGCGGGGCTGCTCATGGTGCTGCAACAAACCATGATCGTGTTTTTGCAGCGAATCTTTCGTGTATCCGACATTACGCTCAGCCCGTTCGGTGTTGGCTTCACCAAACAGCTTGGCTGGTGGGCTGAAATGCTCAAGGCTGAAAACGCGCTGATCGTTACGCTTTGTGTTGCCTATACATTCGTGCAGGGCGGCCATGTGCGGGTGGATCTGGTCTATTCGCGCATATCCTTCCGCGCCAAGAAGGTGGTCGATATGCTCGGCGCGCTGCTGTTCATCATGCCCTCGATGGTGCTGGTCTGGATGTATGGCTGGTATTACATGTTCCGCCACCTGATCACGCCCTCGGTTTCGGCCTCCGACGAGCTTGAAAAACTGCTGCGCAAATCGGGCATCGTGCGCTGGAATGTCGAAACCATTGGCGTGTCACCCTCGGGCTTTGATGCGTATTTCCTGTTCAAGGTCATGATGGTCGCCTTTGCGGGCATGATGCTGGTTCAAGCCGCGGCCTTCTTCTACCGCTCCTGGCTTGAATTTGTCGAAGGCCCGGAAAGCGAAAACAAACATCTCGACAAAGATGTGCTGAACGACGAAATCGCGGCGAAAGCCGCCGCAATCCACTAG
- a CDS encoding TRAP transporter substrate-binding protein — MDRRSFLTKGALGGTAAAATALAAPAYAASHGSTTLTMVTSWPRGLAGVWDSVERFVNSVADITDGSLMIDAKGAGELVGALESFDAVSSGQADMYHAADYYFVNQHPALAFFTAVPMGMSAPEMMVWYYSMGGLELHHEVGEIFNTKHFIAGQTGAQGGGWFRNPITSADDFQGLKFRMPGLGGQALSKLGASVQTLPGGEIYQALATGALDATEWIGPWSDEKLGLQEVAKHYYPAGFHEPGAALSVCCNLDVFNGLSRSHQRAIEIAAAEGHQANYSLFIANNGPALDRLLAAGVQTHQFTDDVWDAFGAASAEVLEGYRSDPLFAKVHDSVNAGMKAAAGWMSLSDSAYVAQRTRVLGNM, encoded by the coding sequence ATGGATCGTCGTTCATTTTTGACAAAGGGTGCGCTTGGCGGCACCGCAGCCGCCGCAACCGCGCTTGCAGCGCCGGCCTATGCCGCAAGCCACGGCAGCACCACACTGACAATGGTCACAAGCTGGCCCCGTGGTCTGGCCGGTGTGTGGGATTCGGTCGAGCGTTTCGTAAACTCGGTTGCCGATATCACCGATGGCTCGCTGATGATTGATGCCAAAGGCGCAGGCGAGCTTGTGGGCGCGCTGGAAAGCTTTGATGCGGTTTCATCCGGTCAGGCAGACATGTATCACGCCGCCGACTATTACTTCGTGAACCAGCACCCGGCCCTTGCCTTCTTTACCGCCGTTCCAATGGGGATGAGCGCGCCGGAAATGATGGTTTGGTATTATTCGATGGGTGGCCTTGAGCTGCACCACGAGGTTGGCGAGATTTTCAACACCAAGCATTTTATTGCCGGTCAGACCGGGGCGCAGGGTGGCGGCTGGTTCCGCAACCCGATCACCTCGGCCGATGACTTTCAGGGCCTGAAATTCCGTATGCCCGGGCTTGGCGGCCAGGCTTTGTCCAAGCTGGGTGCTTCGGTGCAAACCCTGCCCGGCGGCGAAATCTATCAGGCGCTGGCAACAGGTGCGCTGGACGCGACCGAATGGATCGGCCCGTGGTCGGATGAAAAGCTTGGCCTGCAGGAAGTGGCAAAACACTACTACCCCGCCGGTTTCCACGAGCCGGGTGCGGCGCTTTCGGTCTGCTGCAACCTCGATGTGTTCAACGGGCTCAGCCGCAGCCACCAGCGCGCAATTGAAATTGCCGCCGCTGAAGGCCATCAGGCCAACTATTCGCTGTTCATCGCCAATAACGGCCCGGCGCTCGATCGTCTGTTGGCGGCTGGCGTGCAAACCCACCAGTTCACCGATGATGTCTGGGATGCGTTCGGCGCCGCCTCGGCTGAAGTGCTGGAAGGCTATCGCAGCGATCCGCTTTTCGCGAAAGTGCATGACTCGGTCAATGCCGGCATGAAGGCCGCCGCTGGCTGGATGTCGCTTTCCGACAGCGCCTATGTTGCGCAGCGCACCCGCGTTCTTGGCAATATGTAA
- a CDS encoding acetolactate synthase 3 large subunit → MTRQMTGAKMVVQALKDQGVDTVFGYPGGAVLPIYDEIFQQNDIKHILVRHEQGATHAAEGYARSTGKPGVVLVTSGPGATNAVTGMTDALMDSIPLIVLTGQVPTFMIGNDAFQEADTVGITRPCTKHNWLVKDTNKLAETIHQAFHVAISGRPGPVLVDIPKDVQFATGTYVEPRKAKTSHYQPQVKGDIEAITHAVEMLERAKRPIIYSGGGVINSGPAASQLLRELVGATGAPITSTLMGLGAYPASGKEWIGMLGMHGTYEANLAMHDCDYMLCIGARFDDRITGRIDAFSPNSFKVHIDIDPSSINKNVHVDCPIVGDIGHVLEDLLRIWKARGRKLNTEAQPKWWGKIGEWKARNCLSYKNSDKIIKPQYALQRLEALTKHRDRYITTEVGQHQMWAAQFLGFEDPHRWMTSGGLGTMGYGFPASIGVQIAHPDALVINVAGEASWLMNMQEMGTAMQFRTPVKQFILNNERLGMVRQWQELLHGERYSSSWSESLPDFVKLAEAFGAKGIRCSDPAKLDDAIQEMLDHDGPVIFDCLVEKHENCFPMIPSGKAHNEMLLGDADTQGVIDAGGSVLV, encoded by the coding sequence ATGACCCGTCAGATGACCGGTGCCAAGATGGTGGTTCAGGCGTTGAAGGATCAGGGTGTGGATACCGTTTTCGGCTATCCCGGCGGCGCGGTGCTACCGATCTATGATGAAATTTTCCAGCAGAATGACATCAAGCACATTCTGGTGCGCCACGAACAGGGCGCCACCCATGCCGCCGAGGGCTATGCGCGCTCTACCGGCAAGCCCGGCGTTGTGCTGGTCACCTCCGGCCCCGGAGCCACGAATGCCGTGACCGGCATGACCGATGCGCTGATGGATTCGATCCCGCTGATCGTTCTCACCGGGCAGGTGCCGACCTTCATGATCGGCAATGACGCGTTTCAGGAAGCCGATACCGTTGGCATTACGCGCCCCTGCACCAAGCATAACTGGCTGGTGAAAGACACCAACAAGCTGGCCGAAACCATCCATCAGGCCTTTCATGTGGCCATATCCGGCCGCCCCGGCCCGGTGCTGGTCGATATTCCGAAAGATGTGCAATTTGCCACCGGCACCTATGTTGAACCGCGCAAGGCCAAGACCTCGCATTACCAGCCACAGGTGAAGGGCGATATCGAGGCGATCACCCATGCCGTTGAAATGCTGGAACGCGCCAAACGCCCGATCATCTATTCCGGCGGTGGCGTCATAAATTCCGGCCCCGCCGCCAGCCAGTTGTTGCGCGAGCTTGTGGGCGCAACCGGCGCGCCGATCACCAGCACGCTGATGGGGCTTGGCGCCTATCCGGCATCGGGCAAGGAATGGATCGGGATGCTGGGGATGCACGGCACCTATGAGGCCAATCTCGCCATGCATGACTGCGACTATATGCTTTGCATCGGGGCGCGGTTCGATGACCGCATCACCGGGCGGATAGATGCCTTCTCGCCCAACTCCTTCAAGGTGCATATCGACATCGACCCAAGCTCGATCAACAAGAACGTGCATGTCGATTGCCCGATCGTTGGCGATATCGGCCATGTGCTGGAAGACTTGCTGCGCATCTGGAAGGCGCGCGGCCGCAAGCTCAACACCGAGGCACAGCCGAAATGGTGGGGCAAGATTGGCGAGTGGAAGGCCAGGAACTGCCTGTCTTACAAAAACTCCGACAAGATCATCAAACCGCAATACGCGCTGCAACGGCTGGAGGCGCTGACCAAGCATCGTGACCGTTACATCACCACCGAAGTGGGCCAGCACCAGATGTGGGCCGCGCAGTTCCTTGGCTTTGAAGACCCGCATCGCTGGATGACATCGGGCGGGCTTGGCACAATGGGTTACGGCTTTCCCGCCTCGATCGGCGTGCAAATCGCCCACCCCGATGCGCTGGTCATCAACGTGGCGGGCGAGGCAAGCTGGTTGATGAACATGCAGGAAATGGGCACGGCCATGCAGTTCCGCACGCCGGTCAAGCAGTTCATTCTGAACAACGAACGCCTTGGCATGGTGCGCCAGTGGCAGGAATTGCTGCATGGCGAGCGCTATTCGTCGAGCTGGTCGGAAAGCCTGCCCGATTTCGTGAAACTGGCCGAAGCCTTTGGCGCCAAGGGCATTCGTTGTTCGGACCCCGCCAAGCTTGATGACGCCATTCAGGAAATGCTCGACCATGACGGGCCGGTGATTTTTGATTGTCTTGTCGAAAAGCACGAAAACTGCTTCCCGATGATTCCATCTGGCAAGGCGCATAACGAAATGCTGCTCGGTGATGCCGATACCCAGGGCGTGATCGACGCGGGCGGCTCGGTTCTCGTGTAA
- a CDS encoding sulfotransferase domain-containing protein — protein MKPLLYFSYGMTKSGSTLAYMLVRTALVAAGMAQPRLISAANIGGKRINMVEHLTRADAKELLDEARATGHMIVLKTHTRPDDPVVVDLLQSGLAIGHAVCRDPRDMVLSMLDHARHSRRLGQAEFTEFATFDAAIDNIRHQTNSLTAWLRLPNILSLCFEELAFETPQAARRILGQLGLRMNPGHLAELVLESGQTNKNRGKQARHIGEMPADLARSLGAEFAPLIDTLITHRAKLPQDGAVTLPPPASLRISQISEPAL, from the coding sequence ATGAAACCGCTGCTCTATTTCAGCTACGGGATGACAAAAAGCGGCTCGACGCTGGCCTATATGCTTGTGCGCACGGCGCTTGTGGCGGCGGGCATGGCGCAGCCACGCCTGATTAGCGCGGCCAATATCGGCGGCAAACGCATCAATATGGTCGAACATCTGACCCGCGCCGATGCCAAGGAATTGCTGGATGAGGCGCGGGCTACCGGCCATATGATCGTGCTGAAAACCCATACCCGCCCCGATGACCCGGTGGTGGTCGATCTGCTGCAATCGGGTCTGGCCATCGGCCATGCCGTGTGCCGCGACCCGCGCGATATGGTGCTTTCCATGCTCGACCATGCCAGACATTCGCGCCGCCTTGGGCAAGCAGAATTTACGGAATTTGCCACCTTTGACGCGGCGATTGACAATATCCGCCACCAGACCAACAGCCTGACCGCCTGGCTGCGCCTGCCAAATATTCTGTCACTCTGTTTTGAAGAGCTTGCCTTTGAAACCCCGCAAGCCGCGCGGCGCATTCTTGGGCAACTCGGCTTGCGGATGAATCCCGGCCATCTGGCCGAACTGGTGCTGGAATCGGGCCAGACCAACAAAAACCGCGGCAAGCAGGCCCGCCACATTGGCGAAATGCCCGCCGACCTTGCCCGAAGCCTTGGCGCCGAGTTTGCGCCCCTGATCGACACGCTCATCACCCATCGCGCAAAACTGCCGCAAGACGGGGCCGTTACCCTGCCCCCGCCCGCCAGCCTGCGCATTTCCCAAATATCGGAGCCCGCATTATGA
- the ilvN gene encoding acetolactate synthase small subunit, which translates to MNALNLKKGASSKSAYNLRDLADDTLETHTLAVLVDNESGVLARVIGLFAGRGYNIDSLTVAETDHTGHRSRITVVTTGTRSVIEQIKAQLGRLVPVHQVNDLTVEGPSVERELALIKVAGKGEKRVEALRTAEIFRASVVDSTLESFVFELTGTPEKIDALIDLMRPLGLVDVARTGVAAIARGL; encoded by the coding sequence ATGAACGCCCTCAACCTCAAAAAAGGTGCCTCGAGCAAATCGGCCTATAACCTGCGCGACCTTGCCGATGATACGCTGGAAACCCACACGCTTGCCGTGCTGGTCGATAACGAATCCGGCGTTCTGGCCCGCGTCATCGGGCTGTTTGCCGGCCGTGGCTATAATATCGACAGCCTGACCGTGGCCGAAACCGACCATACCGGGCATCGTTCGCGCATTACCGTTGTGACCACCGGCACGCGTTCGGTGATCGAGCAGATCAAGGCCCAGCTTGGGCGGCTCGTGCCGGTGCATCAGGTAAATGACCTGACCGTTGAAGGCCCGAGCGTTGAACGGGAACTGGCGCTGATCAAGGTGGCGGGCAAGGGCGAAAAGCGGGTCGAGGCCCTGCGCACGGCCGAGATTTTCCGCGCCTCGGTCGTCGATTCCACGCTTGAAAGCTTCGTGTTTGAACTGACAGGCACGCCTGAAAAGATCGATGCTCTGATTGACCTGATGCGCCCGCTTGGCCTTGTCGACGTGGCGCGCACGGGTGTGGCGGCAATCGCGCGCGGGCTCTAG
- a CDS encoding 5-formyltetrahydrofolate cyclo-ligase — protein sequence MTQAEWRRAERQAKIAARLATSADERAEIAARVAAGLDALIDFSAKPTISLYWPFRGELDLRRWMADAHGRGAIIALPLVVAKARPLAFRRWFPGCAMTRGIWNIPIPENGPEITPNVIIAPLVGYDEHNYRLGYGGGFFDRTIAGIAGTRLVIGVGHPSAKTDGFVPHEHDIPMDVILVGGAPVYAAERGAQ from the coding sequence ATGACACAGGCAGAGTGGCGGCGCGCGGAACGGCAAGCAAAAATCGCCGCGCGTCTGGCCACAAGCGCCGATGAGCGCGCCGAAATTGCCGCCAGGGTTGCCGCTGGGCTCGATGCCCTGATCGACTTTTCGGCCAAGCCGACCATCAGCCTTTACTGGCCCTTTCGCGGCGAGTTGGACCTGCGCCGCTGGATGGCCGATGCGCATGGGCGCGGCGCCATCATTGCCCTGCCGCTGGTCGTGGCCAAGGCCCGGCCGCTGGCCTTCCGCCGCTGGTTTCCCGGCTGTGCCATGACACGCGGCATATGGAACATCCCCATCCCCGAAAACGGCCCCGAGATCACCCCGAATGTGATTATCGCACCGCTGGTCGGCTATGATGAGCATAACTACCGCCTTGGCTATGGCGGCGGGTTCTTTGACCGCACGATCGCCGGAATTGCCGGGACGCGGCTGGTTATCGGCGTGGGCCATCCGAGCGCGAAAACCGACGGGTTTGTGCCGCATGAACATGACATCCCGATGGATGTAATCTTGGTGGGCGGCGCGCCGGTTTACGCGGCGGAGCGTGGTGCGCAATAA